The Bosea sp. AS-1 region GCAGGGGCACCTCGGCACCGTGGTCGGCATGGTCGAGGCGGGCAGGGCGGTTCCAGAGGTGGTGCAGCAGCTTCAGGCCGTCGAGAAGGCGCTGGCGAAGGTCAAGGAGCTGCTGATCTTCGATCACATCGAGCATCACCTCTTCGACCATGCGGAGACCGCGACGCCCGAAGCGCGGCGCATGATCGAGAGCCTGAAGGCTCTCACCAAATATCTCTGACCGCCCGGAGCAAACCGATGTCGGCTGCAAACAGCTTTCCCGCCCAACACCAGCACGTCTTTCTCGGAAGCGAGCACGATCGCCATGAGCGGCGCACCTGGCTCGTCGTCGGCCTGACGACGGTGATGATGGTGGCGGAGATCGTCGCTGGCACCGTCTTCGGCTCGATGGCGCTGATGGCCGATGGCTGGCACATGTCGACCCATGCGGCGGCACTCGGCATTGCAGCCTTCGCCTATCGTTTCGCACGGCAGCATGCGCATGACCGCCGTTTCAGCTTCGGGACGGGCAAGCTCGGCGATCTCGCGGCCTTCGCCAGCGCCTTGCTCCTGATGTTCATCGCGCTGGCTGTCGCGGGGGAGTCGGCGCTGCGGCTCTATACGCCGATCGCGATCGATTTCACCCAGGCGACGGCGATCGCGGTGCTCGGACTCGCGGTCAATCTGGTGAGCGCCTGGCTGCTCAGGGGCGAGCATGGCCATCATCATGGCCACAGCCATGGCGGCACCGGGCACCGCGGCCACGACCACGCGCACGACCACGACCACGACGATCATGATCATAGTGACCATCACCACGGCCACCATTCTCATGGCGGGCATGGCGCCGATACCAATCTGCGCGCGGCTTATATGCATGTCATCGCGGATGCCTTCACCTCGGTCCTGGCGATCGCGGCGCTGCTCGGCGGGCGGTATTATGGCTGGGTCTGGCTCGATCCGGTGATGGGTATCGTCGGCGCCGGCGTGATCGCCCATTGGTCGATCGGCCTGCTGCGCAGCTCGGGGGCCGTGCTGCTCGACACCGTGCCGGACGAGACGCTGGCGGAGCGGATCGGCGAGCGGCTTGCCGCTGAGGGGGCAGAGGTCGCCGATCTCCATCTCTGGCAGGTCGGGCCCGGCCATCGCAGCGCCATTGTTTCGATCGTCACTGGGGAGCCCAAGCCGCCCGCGACCTACAAGGCCCTGCTCGCCGACCTCCCGACGCTGTCCCATGTCACCATCGAGGTGAATGCGCGTCCTCTCGCGGCCTGAACGACGTCCGGCAGCGCAGGACATTGCAGGCCGCTCGCGAGCGGATTTAGGGTAGCGCTTCAATCGCCAGGCGGGAGCGCACCATGAACGGTCGGAACATTCTCGCAGCCGGTCTCGTCGTTGCGCTTGGGGGCGCAGCCCTGGCGCAGTTCAAGCCGGAGAGCGCCTATCGCGAGAGCCCGGAAGTCGCGGAGCATTATCCCGACCCGCAGGTCGCCTTCACGACGCCCGCCTTCGCGCCCGGCAAAGCCGATTTCACCAGCCAGGCCGAGATGATGGCGTTCCTGACGGCGCTCGCGGCCCGAGCGCCGCAGATGACGTTGTCGATCGTCGCCAAGAGCCAGGAAGGGCGCGACATGCCCGCCCTGGTGTTCACGCGCCATGGTCCCGATACGGTCGGCAAGGGGCAGAGACCGGTGGTGATGCTGATCGGCCAGCAGCACGGCAACGAGCCGGCAGGTGGCGAGGCGATGCTCGTGCTGGCCGAACGGCTCGGTGCCGGGAATCTCGCGCCACTGCTCGACGCGATCGACGTGGTCATCATCCCGCGCGGCAATCCCGACGGGGCCGATCGCTTCCGCCGGGCGCTCAGCAACGGCATCGACGCCAATCGCGACCATACCCAATTGCGCACGCCGGAAATCCGGGCGATTGCGGAACTCTTCACACGCTACCGCCCGGACATCCTGCTCGACTGCCATGAATTCACCGTCGCCGGGCGCTGGGTCGAGAAGACCGGCGGGCTGGTCAGGATCGACGGGATGATCCAGGCCGCGACGGTGCCGAACCTCGCCCCGGCACTGAAACAGGTCCAGGACGATGTCGTGCTGCCGGCGCTGCGTTCGGCCTTCGAGGCCGCGGGTGTCACCTATGATTGGTACCACACGACCGACGGTTCGAATCCGGCCTCGCCGGTGGCGATGGGCAGCATCGGCGCGGATACCGGGCGCAACATCGCGGGCTTGCGCAATGCGGTCAGCCTGCTGCTGGAGACGCGCGGCGTCGGCATCGGCCGTGCGCATCTGGGCCGGCGCGTGCAGGCCCATGTTGTCGCTTCCGAGGCGATGATGAAGCTCGCGGCGCAGCGGCCCGACGATATCCTCACGGCGACGCGCAAGGCGGAGTCCGAAGTCACGGCGATCAAGCCGGGAACGCCCTTCATCGTCACGGCCCGGCAGAAGCCTGAGCAGCGCACCCTGACCTTCATCGATCCGGCGACGGGCCAGGATCGGCCAGTCGAGGTGAAATGGCTGTCATCCCTCGATATCGAGCCCGTGCTGATGCGCCCGCGGCCGGCGGGCTACGTGCTGCCGGCGAAGGCCGGCGCTGCGATCGAAGCTCTGCAACGCCTGGGGTTGAAGACGGAGACGGTCGCAAAAGCCGCGACGGTGCCGGGAGAGCGCTACCGGGTCGTCAAGGTTGAGCTTGGTGCCAAGGAGGACGGGCGCGGCGACGACACCGGAGCCGGGCAGATCGTGAAGGGCAGCTATGCGACCGAGCCGGCCTCCGTCGAGCTGGCGCCGGGCGATGTCTATATCGGCCTGGACCAGCCATTGGCGGCACTGCTGCCGGTGATGCTGGAGCCGGAAAGCCAGACCGGGCTTGCGGCCAACAAGGTGCTGCCGGTCGTGGAAGGCGGCGTGCTCGACGTCGTCCGCATCACCGAGCGGCCGGCGGCGGCGCTCGCGAAGCCTTGACGGTTCAGCTTCCGATCACGCCCCGGCGCCGTAGCAACACGAGGGTCAACAGGGCCGCGGCGACGCAGGCCAGCGTGACATAGAACGCACCGGCATCGGCCTCGACCCAGGGCAGGCCCTTCACGTTGATGCCGAACAGGCCGGTGATGAAGGTCGCCGGCAGGAACAGCGCCGTCAGGATCGAGAGTACGTAGAGCTGGCGGTTGGTGCGATTGGCGGAGCGGGCGGCGATCTCGTCCTGCAGCAGCCGCGCCCGGTCCTGGACCGACTGGACGTCGTGGTGGAGCGTGTCGATCCGCTGCAGCAACCGCGCCGCCGTCGCCCTGACGGCATCGGGCGCGCTGCGGCCGGACTGGGTTTCGGCGAAGCGGCGGAACAGCACGTGCAAGCCGCTGAGCTGGCGGTGCTGCCGGACGGCGATGCGGCGGATTGCACCGACACGCTGCGGGCCATCATGCAGCCGATCGAGGAGGATCTGGTCCTCGACGCTGTCGGTCTCGTCGATAAGGCGCACGACGCTGTCGGTGAGGTCGTCGATGATGTACTCGATGATCTGCTCGAAGAGCGCGCTCGGGCTTTCGGCCGGCTCGCCCCGGTTGAGCGCCTCGGCCGTCATCCGGATCGAATGCAGCGCCTCGCGCCGGCCGGTGAGCAGGAACCGGTCGGCGACGATCCAGCGCAGCGCGCCGACCGTGTCGGATTTCTCGCCGATGCTGCGGATCAGGTCATGCGATACGCCCCAGGCGAGCTGGGCCGAGTGGTCCAAACGCTGATGCGTCTCCTGCGAGAGGAAGACCTCTTGTGCCGTATCCGGCAGGGCCTGCTCGGCGATCCAGCTCTGCGCGCGGGTGTGGACCAGATCGAGATGCAGCCAGACGAAGCCTTCGCCCGGGGCCAGATCGGGCAGCGTCTCGCGCGGAATCAGGCTGGGGCGCCCCTCCTCGTCGAAGCGATAGGCCCAGATGACACCGGATTGGGACTGCAGGTCGATCGGCATCGTCGCTCGTCTGAATCGCCACGGCACCGCGGCGCGGCGTGCACAGGGCTCCGCCGATATGACGAGGACGTGACAGCCGGCTTCGTTTCTCTCAGTTGCGCCTGAGCGAACCGGTGGTGCCAACGTCGCGGTTGTCGGCGGTGTGCGAGGGGATCCGGCCGGGCGGAACGAATCTCAGCCTGGTGCCGCCGGCCGCCTTGGGTGCGCGCAAGCCGGCCGGCGTTGGCGGCGGCGTCCGCACCGCGACCTTCGGCTCGCCGCCGTGCCATTTGCGCGAGCCGATGTCGAACCGGCCCTGACGCCAGGCCTCGAACTCCCGTTCGCTGCCGAAGAAGGCATTGCGGTCGACATGGCCCACGATGCCGGGCACGCGGCCGGTCGTCGTGAACTGCCAGAACTCCCAGCGGTCGCGCGCATAGCGTTTCGCCAGCGGCGCGGCCGTCGAACGCAGCCAGTAGGGGTGATCGTTGAACGCCCCCTCCAGCACGTCCTCGTGGAAATTGATGTCAGTGTAGATGATCGGCTTCTTGCCGGTGTGCTCGCGCAGGGCCGCCATCATGATCCGGATCTTTTCCAGCGCATCCTCGCGCGAGACCCGGCGGGTGCATTGCGAATCGTTCTGCCATTCGACGTCGAGCACGGGCGGCAGGGCGTCGGGATCGCGCGGGATGTGCTTCTTGATCCAGCGCACCTGGTCCTTGGCCGGGCGGCACCACCAGACGAAATGATAGGCGCCGCGCGGGATGCCGTGCTTCTTCGCCTCGATCCAGTTGCGCTTGAAGTTGGGATCGACGTGGTCGCCGCCCTCGGTCGCCTTGATGAAGGCGAAGCGGGTGCCGGCATCCTTGACCTTCGCCCAGTCGATCTCGCCCTGCCAGCGCGAGACGTCGATGCCCTGAATGGCCTTGCGGCGCGCATCGCGCACGCCGTGATGCGGCGCACTGTCGCCCTTCTTCGGATAGAAGGCGGGGGCGGGCTCGGCCAGACAGGTGAGGGCAGCCAGAACGGCGAGGAGGCCGAGGCCTTTCTTGCTGCTGGTCAGCTGGCGCGCTGGCATGTGTTTCTCCCGCATCACAGGTCCAGATGCGGAGAGCGTGGTTAAGCGCTGGTTAGAATTGCGCGGCAGTCGAGGGATGTTTTTCAGCCTTGGTTAACCGGCTGAATGCGGGCGGTCCGAAACAGGCGCGACGGTGCCTTGCCGGGCCGGCTCCGGCCGCCCCGGAAACCGCTTCAGTCCTGGACGGCCTGATCGTCTAGCGGCTGGAAGGCGGAGGCCATGGGCGGCACGCTGCCAGGCAGGCGCGCGACCGGGACGTCCTCCAGATTCTCCCTCGGGACCGGCGCGGGAGCGGGCGAGAAGGGGCCAGGTGCCGCGGGCATCGGGACGGGCGCCGCCGGGGTCTCCTGACTCGGGCTCGGTTGCGGCGGCGACGGCCGGTGCCTCTCCCAGCGGCGGGTGGCGATGTCGTATTCGCCCTGCAACCAGCCGACGAACTGCTTCTCGCTGCCGAAGAAGGCGTTGCGGTCGACATCGCCACGGATGCCGGGGACCCGGGCCGTGGTGGTGAACTGCCAGATCGCCCAGGGACGATTGGCGTAGCGGGTCTCCGGCTTCGCTGCCGTCGAGCGGATCCAGTAGGGATAGTTGTTGAACTGGCCCTCCAGCACCTCCCTGTGGAAGGTGATGTCGGTATAGATCACCGGCTTCTTGCCGGTAAGCTGCTCCAGCTCCGTGAGCATGAGCTGGATCTTCTCCAGCGCCAGCTCGCGGTTGACCTTCTGCGGGCAGGTCTTGGAGTGGCCGTTCCATTCGACGTCGAGCACGGGCGGCAGGGCGTCGGGATCGTTCGGGATCTGCTGCTTGAACCAGAGCGCCTGCTCATGGGCCGGGCGACACCAATAGACGAAGTGATAGGCGCCGCGCGCGAGGCCCGCACGGCGTGCGCCTTCCCAGTTGCGCTGGAAGGCGGGGTCGACATGGTCGCCACCTTCCGTCGCCTTCATGTAGACGAAGCGGATGCCGGAGGCCTTCACCGAGGCCCAGTCGATCTCGCCCTGCCAGCGCGAGACGTCGATGCCATGGACGCCGTAGCTATGCGCCTCGGCGACGCCGGGATGCGGGCGCCGGTCGCCGGCGGTGTCGAGCGCCACGCAGCCGCCCAGAGCCGCAAGGGCGGCGGCAGCCAGAAAAGGCAGGAGGCGGATGCGTGACATGCGCGGAGATGTTCTCAAGGATCGGACGAGACAAGTTGATCGCCGATTTACGTTACCAAAGTTCTGACGCCTGTCAGCCAGGGGCGGTGCAGTTTGGCGCGAATCGCTGACGGAAGCCGGAAACGAGAACGGCGACCCGAGAGGGTCGCCGTTCTCTGGACTATCGTCCGAATATGGTGCGGTCGAGAGGACTCGAACCTCCACGGGTCTCCCCGCTACCACCTCAAGGTAGTGCGTCTACCAGTTCCGCCACGACCGCAGCTCTGTTCCGGTTGCGGGCGGTGCATCCGGTGAGCGGCGCCGATCTAGCAAATCGAATCCGCCGCCACAAGAGTGTCATTGTGGAAAAGCGAAGCCTTTCGTCTTTTCCTTGAAAAAGAGGCTCAGGCGGCCTCTGCGACGCTCTCGAGCGTGTAAACCGTGGGGCGCTTCAGCATCTGCGTGATCTCGACGGAGATGCGTGCGCCGCTGACGACGACGATTCCCTTGGCGAAGGGATGGTTGTTCGCGAGAATCTGGACCTCGTCCGTCTCGCTGGCATTGAGCTCGATGATGGCGCCGCGGCCGAGTCGCAGCAGCTTGTAGATCGGCATCCGGGTCTTCCCCAGCACGACGGTGAGCTCGACAGGAACGAGATCGAGATCGGTCTTCAAGTCCTGCCTCCGGAACCCTACTTCAGAATTGGACCAGCGAAACTTGCCTGTCCGTCGCTTTTGGGCGCAAGAGGCATCTCGATGATCGGCCGGATGCTTCCGGCCCGGAAAGCTTGAACGGAACATGGTTAAGCCATGGTGAAGATGCGTGAGGAACTCGCTGTCTCCTTCCTTCCGGAAGAAGGCTCCGAGCCGGTGGAATGGGTCGTGGCCGAAGGGCTCATCGGCTATGACGAGGCCGTGGCGGAGATGGAAGCGCGCGCCGCGCTGATCGCCGACGGTGAGGCGCGCGAGCGCGTCTGGCTGGTCGAGCACCCGCCGCTCTATACGGCCGGGACCTCGGCCCGCGACGAGGACCTGATCGCGCCGGAGCGCTTTCCCGTGTTTCGCTCGGGCAGGGGCGGGCAGTTCACCTATCACGGCCCCGGCCAGCGCGTGGCCTATGTCATGCTCGACCTGAAGCGGCGCCAGCCGGACCTGCGCCGCTTCGTCGCCGCTCTGGAGGGCTGGCTGATCGGTGCGCTCGACGATTTCAACATTCGCGGTGAGCGGCGCGAGGATCGCGTCGGCGTCTGGGTGCGCCGGCCCGAACGCGGCGCGGATGTCGAAGACAAGATCGCCGCCATCGGCATCCGCGTGCGCCGCTGGGTCTCGTTCCATGGCATCTCGTTCAACGTCGATCCCGACCTCTCGCATTTCGACGGCATCGTACCCTGCGGCGTCAGCCGCCACGGCGTGACCTCGCTCGTCGATCTCGGCCTGCCGGTGACGATGCCGGAGGCTGATTCGGTGCTGCGCGAGGCGTTCGAGCGGGTGTTCGGCCCCACGATTCCCGCCTGATTTACGCTTCGTTAGCCATGCCGAACCCATCCTCGCCTTTCGGGGACTGGGCTGAAGCATGGGGATGACAATGCGTGCTTTTCTTCTGGCCGGGAGCCTCGCCATCGGGCTCGCAGCCTGCAACACGACCGAGCAGCGCATCGCCGGGGCGGCTGCCGGCGCGGGCGCCGGGGCGCTCGTCGGCGGGCCGATCGGCGCGGTGGCCGGTGGAGCGATCGGTGCCGTCGCCGCGCCGTCCGTGACCGGATCGATCAACAAGACCAGCGAGTGACCCGTTTTCGCGGCGCGGAATTGCCCGGTTGCATCCGGGCTTCCGTGCCGGTTGGCGTTTTCGGCGGGGCGCGCCATAACCTCGACGGAGATTGTCGCCGAGGGAGCGCGCCGTGCCGGTCATCGAAAGCAAGGTCGATCTGAATTCGGCCGAGACGCGTGCCAATGCCGAGGCCTGGGCCGGGCTGCGCCAGGAACTGCAGGAGCGGCGCGCCACCGCCGCACTTGGCGGCAATGCGCGTTCGCGCGAGCGCCATACGGCGCGCGGGAAGCTGCTTCCCCGGGAGCGCGTGCTGCGCCTGACCGATCCCGGCTCGCCCTTTCTCGAGATCGGCTCGCTCGCTGCCTTCGATATGTATGAAGGAGATGTTCATGCCGCCGGCATGATCGCCGGCATCGGCCGCGTCGCGGGGCGCGAATGCATGATCGTCTGCAACGACGCGACGATCAAAGGCGGCACCTATTATCCGCTGACGGTGAAGAAGCACCTGCGGGCGCAGGAGATCGCGCGTGAGAACCGCTTGCCCTGCATCTATCTCGTCGATTCCGGTGGCGCGAACCTGCCGCACCAGACCGAAGTCTTCCCCGACCGCGAGCATTTCGGCCGCATCTTCTACAACCAGGCGACGCTCTCGGCCGAGGGGATTCCGCAGATTGCAGTGGTGATGGGCTCCTGCACCGCCGGCGGCGCCTATGTGCCGGCGATGTCGGACGAGACCATCATCGTCCGGAAGCAGGGCACGATCTTCCTGGGTGGACCGCCGCTGGTGAAGGCTGCGACCGGCGAGGTCGTCTCGGCCGAGGACCTCGGTGGCGCCGATGTCCATGCAAGGCTCTCCGGCGTGGCGGACCATTATGCCGGCGACGACACCCATGCGCTGGCAATCGCGCGGCGCATTGCCGGCAATCTCAATAGCGTGAAGCGCCCGGATATCGACATCGCCGAGCCGGTCGAGCCGCTCTACGATCCGGCCGAGCTCGAAGCCGTCGTCCCGACCGACCTCAAGAAGCAGTACGACATCCGCGAGGTGATCGCGCGGCTGGTCGATGGCTCGGAATTCGACGAGTTCAAGAAGCTCTACGGCACGACGCTGGTGACGGGCTTTGCCCGGATTCACGGCATCCCGGTCGGCATCATCGCCAATAACGGCATCCTGTTCTCGGAAAGCGCGTTGAAGGGCGCGCATTTCATCGAGTTGTGCTGCCAGCGACGCATTCCGCTGCTGTTCCTGCAGAACATCACCGGCTTCATGGTCGGCCGCGACGTCGAGACGCGCGGCATCGCCAAGGACGGTGCCAAGCTCGTCACGGCGGTCGCCTCGGCGCGGGTGCCGAAGATCACGGTGCTGGTCGGCGGCTCGTTCGGCGCCGGGAATTACGGCATGTGCGGCCGGGCCTATTCGCCGCGCTTCCTCTTCACCTGGCCGAATTCGCGCATCTCTGTCATGGGCGGCGAGCAGGCGGCGAGCGTGCTCGCGACCGTGCGCCGCGACAATATCGAGGCCGAGGGCAAGAGCTGGCCCGCGGCGGAGGAGGAAGCCTTCAAGGCGCCGATCCGCAGCAAATACGAGGAAGAAGGCTCGCCCTATTTCGCGACGGCGCGGCTCTGGGACGATGGCATCATTCTGCCCTCGGAGACGCGGCGCGTGCTGGCGCTGGCCTTCTCGGCGACGCTCAACGCCGAGGTGCCCGAGACGAAGTTCGGCGTGTTCCGGATGTGAGGTCGCTCGCTGCTGTCGATCGCTCGCGTGGCTATTTGCGCGAGCGCGATGCGGCGTTGAGTGTGGCGGCTGCACGGACCAGGGCTTTCAGCGCATCGGCGTCGATCGTCTCGCCTTCGCGGATGTCGATCGCGCGCCGGGTGTTGCCTTCGAGGCTAGCATTGAACAGGCCAGCCGGATCCTCGAGCGCGGCGCCCTTGGCGAAGGTGAGCTTCACGACGGCCTTGTAGGTTTCGCCGGTGCAGATGATGCCGTCATGCGACCAGACGGGCACGCCGCGCCATTTCCATTCCTCGGCGATGGCGGGGTCGGCCTGCAGGATCAGCCCGCGCAGATGGGAGAGCGTCTCGCCGCGCCAGTCGCCGAGCTCCGCGATGCGCCCATCGATCAGATCCGAGGCATTGGTATCCGATTGCGGCATTGGCTTTCTCCTTGATCGCTCGCCGGCAAGCTGCCGTGTGGCGAGGGCGGTAGCAAGCCTTCACGCCACTGTGACCCTCGCGACGGCATTCCGACGCTTGGCAGATGCGCGCCGGCACCGCAGTCTCCCAGCTTCCAGCAAAGGAGCGCAGCCATGTCCGCATCGACCAAGACCGCTGCAAGGGAAGCTCTCGAAGGGCTCGACGGATTGGTGAGCGAACCGTTCTCGCGGCGCGGCTTCGTGATGACCGGGCTGATCAGTGGTTTCACGCTCGCGACGACGGTCGTTCACGGCCAGACGATCACAACGGACAGCAAGGGGCTCGTCGCCGGCGAGGTGAAGATCCCGACCGCGGATGGCGATCTGCCGGGCTACCGGGCCATGCCGGAAGGCACGGGGCCGTTCCCGATCGTCCTCGTCGTCGAAGAGATTTTCGGGGTCCATGAATACATCAAGGATATCTGCCGGCGCTTCGCCAAGCTCGGCTACTGCGCTGTGGCGCCGGAGCTCTATGCCCGGCTCGGCGACCTTTCCAAAATGACCGACGCGCAGGTCATCGTGCGCGACGTCATCTCGAAGGCGCCGGACGCCACGCTCCTCTCCGACCTCGATTCGACAGCGAAATGGGCAGCGAGCCAGTCCAGGGGCGATGCTGCGCGGCTGGGTATCACCGGGTTCTGCCGGGGCGGGCGGGCCGTCTGGCTCTATGCCGCGCATAACCCGCAGCTGAAGGCCGCGGTCGCCTGGTACGGTCCGCTCGGCGGCAACCCCACGGCTATCCAGCCCAAGACGGCCGCCGAGGTCGTCGGCGATCTCAAGGCACCGGTTCTCGGCCTCTATGGCGGGGCGGACACCGGTATTCCGGTTGCCAGCGTCGAGAAGCAGCGCGATGCCGCCAAGGCGGCCGGGAAGACCGTCGAGGTCGTGATCTTTCCGGATGCGCCGCACGGTTTCCATGCCGATTACCGGCCAAGCTATCGCAAGGCCCAGGCTGAGGATGGCTGGGCACGGATGCTGGCCTGGTTCAAGCGCTACGGCGTGGCCTGAGGCATCCGGACTCCCCGCGGCGGGCGCCGGCAGGGTTTGCGTCGGCTGCTCTTCCTTGTCGCGCGACCGCGCTTATGCTTTTGGTCGAAACGATTGAATGTCCAAAAGCGCGAGGAAACGCATGGCAAGCCACGACAAGGTCGCGATCATCACCGGTGCCGGTTCGGGCGTCGGCCGGGCGGTCGCCATCGCCTTCCTGAAGGACGGCTATCGCACCGTGCTGGCCGGGCGCCGGGCGGATGCGCTGGAGGAGACGATCGCGCTCTCCGGCGTGGACAAGGGCCGTGCCCTCGCGGTGCCGACGGACGTCACCGACAAGGCCTCGGTCGAGAACCTGTTCGCGAAGACAAGGCAGGCCTTCGGCCGGGTCGACGTGCTGTTCAACAACGCCGGCGTCAACGCGCCGGGCGGCGTGATGCTGGAGGACCTTTCGCTGGAGGATTGGCAGAAGGTTGTCGACACCAACCTGACCGGCCCGTTCCTGTGCACGCAGGAAGCCTTCAAGGCGATGAAGGCGCAGGAGCCGCGCGGCGGGCGCATCATCAACAACGGCTCGATCTCGGCGCAGGCGCCGCGACCGAACTCGGTCGCCTATACCGCGACGAAGCATGCGATTTCGGGCCTGACCAAGACCGCCTCGCTCGACGGGCGCAAATACGACATCGCCGTCGGCCAGGTCGATATCGGCAACGCGCTGACCGACATGGCGAGGAAGATGACCACCGGCGTGCCGCAGGCCGATGGTTCGATCAAGGTCGAGCCGGTGATGGATGTCGACCATGTCGCCTCGACCGTGCTGCACATGGCCGGGCTGCCGCTCGACGCGAACATCCTCTTCGTCACGGTGATGGCGACCAACGCCCCGCTCGTCGGGCGCGGCTAACTCAGCCCTTGCCAGTCATCCCGGGCGGAGCGAAGCGTAGACCCGGGATCCATGCCTGAGCTTTGCGGGTCTGTGCTCAGGCATGGATCCCGGACCGGCGCCGCTATGCGGCTTGTCCGGGATGACAGGAGCAGGGATGGCTGAGGCGTGGCAAGACGTGGATGGTCGGGACAAGCCCGACCATGGCGGGGAAGGCGGAGCGGCCACTCCAAGCCTCGCCGTCGCCCGCGCCTATACGCTGACGATCTGGGGCATTGCGCTAGGGATCCTGATCCAGGCGGTGGCGACCGTCGCCTGGGCGCTCGCCGTCGGCAATGCCCAGCTCTTCAAGGATGGTGTCGACTGGGTCTACGACGTTGCTCTCTATGGCATCGCAGCGGTTGTTTTCGGCCGCGATGCACGGGCGGAACGGCTCGCGGCCGTCGCGATCGGCGCGGTGATGGCCGTCGCCGGGTTTCATACCCTCTACGATCTCCACGACAAGATCCTCAATCCGCGGCCGATCGAGGTCTGGACGCTCGGCTTTGCGGCTGTGAGTGCCATCGTTATCGCCTTCCTCGTCGTCGGTGCGCTCTGGCGCTTCCGGCGCGAGGACAATCCGGTGATCAAGGCGACCTGGCTGTCGAGCCGCAACGACACGATCTCGACGACCGGCTTCGCGCTGGTCGGGCTCGCCGCGCGCATCGCCCCCGTGCGCTGGCCGGAATATCTGTTCGACCTTGTGGTCGCCGGGATCTGCTTCCAGGCAACATGGGCGATCTGGCGCTCGCTGCGACGAAGCGCGGCCCCGGAAGCATCCCAAACCGGTTTGCGCAACAAGGCGCAGACAGGAGCGACGGGCGGGTTATAAAGACGGCAGGTTTTTCAGGGATGCCGCCGCCCATGACGATCGCCGCCAAGCTGCCTTCCATCCTGATCGCCAATCGCGGCGAGATCGCCTGCCGGGTCATCCGCACTGCGAAGCGGCTCGGCCTGCGCACCATCGCGGTCTATTCGGATGCCGATGCCGAGGCGCTGTTCGTGCAGATGGCCGATGAGGCCTATCATATCGGCCCGGCGCCCGCCCGC contains the following coding sequences:
- a CDS encoding DUF1801 domain-containing protein, which codes for MPQSDTNASDLIDGRIAELGDWRGETLSHLRGLILQADPAIAEEWKWRGVPVWSHDGIICTGETYKAVVKLTFAKGAALEDPAGLFNASLEGNTRRAIDIREGETIDADALKALVRAAATLNAASRSRK
- a CDS encoding dienelactone hydrolase family protein, yielding MSASTKTAAREALEGLDGLVSEPFSRRGFVMTGLISGFTLATTVVHGQTITTDSKGLVAGEVKIPTADGDLPGYRAMPEGTGPFPIVLVVEEIFGVHEYIKDICRRFAKLGYCAVAPELYARLGDLSKMTDAQVIVRDVISKAPDATLLSDLDSTAKWAASQSRGDAARLGITGFCRGGRAVWLYAAHNPQLKAAVAWYGPLGGNPTAIQPKTAAEVVGDLKAPVLGLYGGADTGIPVASVEKQRDAAKAAGKTVEVVIFPDAPHGFHADYRPSYRKAQAEDGWARMLAWFKRYGVA
- a CDS encoding SDR family oxidoreductase; this translates as MASHDKVAIITGAGSGVGRAVAIAFLKDGYRTVLAGRRADALEETIALSGVDKGRALAVPTDVTDKASVENLFAKTRQAFGRVDVLFNNAGVNAPGGVMLEDLSLEDWQKVVDTNLTGPFLCTQEAFKAMKAQEPRGGRIINNGSISAQAPRPNSVAYTATKHAISGLTKTASLDGRKYDIAVGQVDIGNALTDMARKMTTGVPQADGSIKVEPVMDVDHVASTVLHMAGLPLDANILFVTVMATNAPLVGRG
- a CDS encoding cation transporter, coding for MAEAWQDVDGRDKPDHGGEGGAATPSLAVARAYTLTIWGIALGILIQAVATVAWALAVGNAQLFKDGVDWVYDVALYGIAAVVFGRDARAERLAAVAIGAVMAVAGFHTLYDLHDKILNPRPIEVWTLGFAAVSAIVIAFLVVGALWRFRREDNPVIKATWLSSRNDTISTTGFALVGLAARIAPVRWPEYLFDLVVAGICFQATWAIWRSLRRSAAPEASQTGLRNKAQTGATGGL